ttgatataatttgtATTATAACAAGAAGTTATAATTTGACATAATtgaaaatagtttttaaaaaatgaattgcTAAGTAAATTTCCCCTGAATTTTTATGTATTGGGGCTGCAACAGGTTCAGACCTTCTTGTTGAGTTATTTTGTGAAATATTTATGTTCAAATATAATAGAGGAAATAACATGTAAAATcaagttttaattttattttacagtTAGATATCtcttttttctgatttttatcattttctatttttatttgaagtttttatcaaattttcatCTTTTATTTCTATGTTATCAGTTATTTTTTAAGATTTCAACTGTCCCACTTCTCATATTTGGTTGTCCTCCTCTTTCTCATCTTCCTTTTTCGATTTTTATTCTTTGGTTATGAAAAGCATAAGAAAAAGAAGGGGAAAAAGTTTTGCAAAAGCTTTTAAAGACATAATTGCTTCTTGTCTAGATCAAGATCCATCAAAGAGACTTTTTTCTTGAGAAATTACTAAAACATCAATATTTTTAGAATCACAAAAGCGTTAATTTGTTGGTGAAGATTGTGTTGCAGGATTTGCCTTTGAAGACAGATTCGGACAAGGCAAAACTTTGAATGCAGAAGAAGAGGACATGGAAGGAGAAGCAGGCGATGAGGTTGTGAAGATTAGAAGAATTAGTTGGTGGAATTTTAATGAGGAAGGCTTTAAACTTGACCCGATTTACAATTGAGTTAAGACGATTtgacatgaaaatgaaaattagtCAGATTAGAGTTCACCAGATAGAAGAATTGATAATGAGACAATGGTAGGAGAATTAATGGTGTTGAAGAATAGTTTAAATGAGCAAAGGCAGGTggtattaaatttaaatgtgatGTTGGGAGGGGAAGTTCAGAAAATGGAGATTCAAGAAAAAGCTTAAGATGGATCTCTATCGATGAAATACTGAAAAATCATGGAATTTCATGGTTTgatgataaaatcagttttatttgtgaaatatttgatattttaagaattttttttagaatgttAGAGGGTTGTAAATAGTTAACCAAATAATGAGTAATATGTAACTAATCCAATATAATATACATAGAGCGGGCTGTCCGCAAACATTGAAATTGGGCTTAatatatctttatttttttcttttttatagggAATTTCATACaaattcactttttttttttaagaaacttataaattcacttttaaaaaactatatataaacatatcaattataattttaaattatatcaaattaataaaatcatatttttaatctattttaaaaaTTTGAGTTCTATAATATATTATCATAGGGtttaggatttataaattggcgtttagaatttttaaattagagtgTAAGAGATACTTTATATATtagataaagaaaataatgacatatttagAATTAACTTTGATAATCTAATTTAGAactgtttggttgctcattttcatgctctTGTTTGTCGTTTCACTTCAAACtgtagagttttaggtgttcGGTTAGTCACctcctgtttgtcttttacatATGAAAAgtaaccttttacaaaagcagaaaatcttttttttttttttggaaaaatagtttttccaacaacaaactgTAACAGCAAATAGTATGTAAAACAAACGGCCCTTActtgtaattttatagttagttatgatattcatgtatgtAGGAAgactttattttatatatgaagatcatatttaactataaaattataactaaatgaCAGCAtcaaaattatttctcaatatGTCACTATTTTCAATATATCtcaaataaagtatgatttatattctaatttagaaagaaaaaaattagaccttattcataaattctaatccctgtaaaataaatcctaaattgctaatttataaaccttaatttttaaaatatatttaaaataataatttttagttttacaattaagttttaaaaaatgaatttagaatttctatgtaaatttcttATACTTATTTCTTATACttgtctaaaaaaattaatgcaCCTCtctactttaaaaaaaatagtaattttgATCTTTAGAATTGGTTAGTGATATTGAGCCTAATTTATGTGTCTAAACCAATTATGTTAGTCGTAATTGAAGTTACTGTAACCCATGGTGACAAGGCACCCACTAGCTAGCCTAGCCAcatctccaaaaaaaaaaaaaaaaaagtgaaagaaaattacagggtatgtttttttttttggaagaatacagggtatgttaattaattaaagggAGAATTACTAAGCACATTTTAAGTGTTAGTTTATATTTCTAGCTCATTTTAACTAAATGACCAAAACTAGCATATTTCAACATATTCTTCCACATTTGCCCTCGTCATTTACACTCCGCTCTAACACCTACGCTCTCTAACACTCCACTTTAACACTCCGCTCTTTAACATATTTCATTGCGCGAATCTGACGATTCATTCGACGATTTCCTCCGGCGAACGCGAAGCTCAGACAACGCAAAGATTAGACATGACGAGAACGCGAAGATCAGACAACGAATCAGATTCAGAAGGAAGGAAgaaaaagagggtaaataacttgaTTTTACTTATGGGTTATATGTTGAAATATGCTAGTTTTGgtcatttatttaaaatgagCTATAAATGTAAACTAACCCCTTAAAATGTGCTAGTTTAGTAATTCTCCCTCAATTAAAAGGAtaagataacaaaatagagTTCTATGGTTTACGGAGAAGTATCAATATCAATGtgggcttaacgtttaaaaaatagtaCTACCTTTGTCCCATaatataagtcgttttagagattttcacacaaattaagaaatacaattaatgttaagtcaaattaataaattttcattggttaacttaaaaaaaaaaattctctctcacgtaactattgggcaataaacattggaatgttaaaaaacacataaatcaagacaaaatatttaatgtttggaccaaaaaactaaactaaaagttctTGAAAAACCAAAACGatttatattttggaaaaaaaatcactttctaaaACGATTTATATAATGGAACAGAGGGAGTATCAATTTAGTTTTCGATAATGGAACGTGAGACATTATTCATATTACTCGGTTAATTTCTGCCAATTGTacatggagagagaaatcagaacgTATCGGAAAATGACGTGTCACATTTTGTTATCaaaacctaaattggtactcctttttaaacattaaatttacattaataCTATTTTATATATAGAGTTTAAATGGATATTTTTTCAAGAAACTTTAAATCTATTTTCATACTTTATcccttaattaaattaaaatagtaTTATTGGTCCACTTCTGCCAAATCAAATTTCTTGTATTTGCGATTTTCATACCTATCTTAACCCTATTTATTAGTTGACCAATCGATGCATtcacatatttatatttatatattatttttttttttgaaacaaatatttatatattattagtaGCTGctttatctctttaatatttcaGCTTAGAATATTTCAAACACAAGATCTTCAAGCACTTCCCTCGAACCAAAAATCCAGTCGGCCAACTCCACtatttaatgataaaaaaaaaatctctcctatatagttttttttttttcaaccgcataattaattaattacattttaataaaaaactattaaaacattttaattaaatcggaacattttaaaaatttaaaggcTAGTTAAACTTTTTgaataaattcaaaaataaataatgtattaaacctaattttaacttttttttttctttctattttattttcaatGGAAGGTTTAAAATATAACTTTTCATGTTTAAAATGTGTACttactttttgttttttctacttcatttattttttgaaactccaaataaataaaaaatcataaGTCAAGTTTGGTTTATTTTATTgcaaaaagtttaggtaaggagTAATGTAGGATTATTAATTATTGGAGTTGACAGTTTTTCCATTAACGTTTTTCTCTATATAAAGGACCAATTCATGCTGCTAAATATAACACATACATAAATGATAAAAATGGGCATTAAACTCCAAATCCAAGCAATCCTTCTCCTCTCTATCTTTCAACTTTCACTAACAAAACCATCCCATGCCGGTGGAATCTCCATTTACTGGGGTCAAAACGGCAACGAAGGAACACTAGAAGCAACATGTGCCACAGGCAAATATGCATATGTCAACATAGCTTTCCTCAACAAATTCGGCAACGGTCAAACTCCGGAACTCAACCTCGCTGGCCATTGTAACCCCGCTAACAACGGTTGCACCGGTACCAGCACCGGAATCAAGAGTTGCCAAAACAGAGGAATCAAGGTGTTGCTTTCTCTCGGCGGTGGCATTGGTAGCTACAACCTCGCCTCTCAAACTGATGCCAAAAACGTTGCAGATTATTTATGGAACGGTTTCTTAGGCGGAAAGTCAAACTCCGTGTCACGTCCCCTAGGCGACGCTGTTCTGGATGGGATTGACTTTGATATTGAGCAGGGTTCAACTGAATACTGGAACGATCTTGCTCGTTATTTGTCTGAATATAGCAAAAGAGGCAGGAAGGTGTATTTAGGTGCAGCTCCTCAATGTCCATTTCCAGATAGTAACTTAGGGGCTGCTCTTGATACTGGTCTTTTTGACTATGTTTGGGTTCAATTCTATAATAACCCTCCTTGTCAGTATAGTTCAGGTAATACTGTTAATATTAttgattcgtggaatcaatggACGACATCGATCAAGGCGGGTAAAATATTCCTAGGGTTGCCGGCTGCTCCTCGGGCTGCCGGAAGTGGGTATATTCCACCGGATGTGCTGAGTTCTCAAATACTTCCGGTGAtaaagaaatcagctaagtatGGAGGTATTATGCTTTGGTCAAAGTACTGGGATGACCAGAATGGCTATAGTTCGGCCATTCTGAAAGCTACAAGAGTTTGAATTGTTCTTGTTCTAGAAAATTGATGTTAATTCCATAAAGCAAAGTTGATGAATTAATAAATGTTATTAAATATTTGCTTTGATTTCAATAAAGTGGATATCTGTATCTTTTTATGTTGACTTTCTGTCTTTGTTAAAGATCTGTAATGGAAGCTAATTAATCAATAGATGAACTGAGGTTTCTCAAATTACAAAATTACGACAACATGATCCAAACTGGCAGTTTCTGACACGATAACATGTTTTACAAAAACAATTCAACTGAtagaattatcatttttctgacattttaTATCATGTAGAATATATAAATCACATGACACAATTATGGCACAATAAGTCGTTTTGACACCCTCATATTGACTGATTTTAAAATAACTATAAACTGTTGTTTTTCAatcctaaccaaacaatttaTAACTATTGTTAGAAACTACAAAAAAAGAGAACCGAACAGTGAGCGGGCAGTCGGGGGCAGCATTTATACTTGGATAATCCTTCCAGTGCAGAAACAATTTATGTAGTAATACTGTGGTAGAAAATTTTCATTAAACACACTTGATTTGTTCTAAagcataattaataatttaatacaaCACAAACATGgaaaacaataagaaaaaataaaaagaggtAAAGGAAaccaatttaataatttatgcAGTTACAAAATCCTAGGAGAAAGATAGAAGATGGCAATCCCACTGTGGAAGTATTACCTAACTTATCCTCATGTTAAGGTCTTCATAAATTTATCATCTTTCTTCTTGTCTACACTTTTCGAACCTGAATATTATGAGTAGATTGGAACCGCCAGATTGGCTGTCTGCCACTCTGAAGAAGGGCAACTTCTTCCCCTTCAATCACCATCCCTTGATGCTGCAATCACAACACATAAAAATATCATTAGCTCAATGGAAGGGGACGACACAAATTTTCATGGAATTTGTCGGTTGGGGTGGCACTTTCTAATACGATTTATAAAAACAACCCGATTGACACAACACATTTGTATGATATTGTTAACAATGTAGCAGTACGCCGCAACCAAAAACTTCCAGGCAACTAGCGCAAACTTGTTTCATGGTAGTTATTAAATTACAAGCTGATTGGCATGCCTAAACTTCCAGCTGATTATCGATGTATAATGGGACTTGCATATAAAAACTAACCTTTAACACTGATAAGGCGTTCGCAAAGGTTTCTTCAGCATCGTCTGAAAACTGCATGTATATAGGACATACTCCTTGGTACAAAGCCAGTCTCTGCTGTACTCTCTTCCTGCAAGGCCATCAAAATCACTTAGTCTTACTCTCAAGCTGAAAAATGAAGTACTTCTTCCACATGAACTCTTAACAATTGCCTGTCCTGGATTGTGTTCGTTCTTTTTCACTTCCCTTTTTCTAGAAGCAGCAGCTAGTATTCTTATAAATGGCTAATGGCTAATCTACATTATATATGGCTAACGTCGTTAAGTCCGGCAGTCAACAATTGAAGTTATTTAAAGGAATTAAATCATGGGATGTCAAAGAACAAGATTATTTTCATGCCACTAGACAAGGATAAATGAGAATAAAAGTCTATACGCAGTACTGACTATAAATTATAATGCTTACGCCCTGATAAGGTCTGATATTCAGCGTATCTTATACCTCAGACATGAACCCGAGTAACTGGACAACTTTAAAATTTAGAGACACTAGAAACTCACTAATTTGTGAATGCAAATAGAAGAATAACTGGCCAAGATCAAACTTCAGAGAATCTAGAAACTCACTCATTGGTGAATGCAAATATAGTGCCAGTAGGTCGATAATGGCTCAGCAATATACCCATAAATCCTGTCCTGGTAAATACAACAATTGAGGTTCCAAGAGTGTTTGACATCATGGTTGCATGATATGCAAACATCTCACTCATGTGGTTCTACAGGAAGCAAAGAAATTGGTAGTGAATCTTCAGAGACAATGAAATCGAACCAATAAATGATAAAGGAAAATGTATGTGATGCTAAATACCTTGAAAGCTTGACTAA
The DNA window shown above is from Euphorbia lathyris chromosome 1, ddEupLath1.1, whole genome shotgun sequence and carries:
- the LOC136224465 gene encoding hevamine-A-like, producing MIKMGIKLQIQAILLLSIFQLSLTKPSHAGGISIYWGQNGNEGTLEATCATGKYAYVNIAFLNKFGNGQTPELNLAGHCNPANNGCTGTSTGIKSCQNRGIKVLLSLGGGIGSYNLASQTDAKNVADYLWNGFLGGKSNSVSRPLGDAVLDGIDFDIEQGSTEYWNDLARYLSEYSKRGRKVYLGAAPQCPFPDSNLGAALDTGLFDYVWVQFYNNPPCQYSSGNTVNIIDSWNQWTTSIKAGKIFLGLPAAPRAAGSGYIPPDVLSSQILPVIKKSAKYGGIMLWSKYWDDQNGYSSAILKATRV